The genome window CTTTATTTATACACTTTTCTACATCCTCTGCTGGGCTACTTACAGACTTCTGATCAATTTATTTTCGTGGGCTCAATGGGGACAAGAGTCTGTAAGGATTTTTAGAAATAACAGTTTATTCTGGAAATTCctacactgatttttttttttaatgtttaaaaagTTCATGGAAAGATTTCCTGTTGATGAAGTGGGATGTAGCAGCGGAATCACCTTGCACTGCTCAGGGGGTTTATTCCTCTCAAGACAGAACAATCTGCTGTGTACATCTGAAAACTGAGATTTTCTTATGAAGTAATTCATATAAAGAAGCAGCAGTGCCTCTCAGTATGCCCCAAAGAAAAAGAACCTCATGTTTGAGCATCACTAAAAGCAGAGGAGACACTCAGGTGCTTGACTGGTGCTGACAGatggggggaaaggggatgtAATTTACTGCCAAGCTTTAGTCATTTAATAGAAAAAATCGTGATTTGGACTCATTTTAGTACCTTTGAACACATTTGCTTTTCCCGGTTCACAACTGCTCCTTGACTGAAAGGATTCCCGTCCCAGCCCCTGCTTTGTTTGTACTGTCTATCACTCACAGCAGCACGAGACAACGCCAAAATGGCTCGACCACAACAAAACATGGCTCTCTCCACAAAGCACGGGCAGCTCTGGAATTCCCCTCCCTCTCTGGGACACACCAGCACCCACACGGAGCCAGGGCTTCCCTGCCGGGGGAGCAACCATCCACACCCGCAAGGGGATGAGGAGCGGCACACCGGGGGAGccgggctgtgccagctccgccGGGACAGCAGATCCTGCCTCCGGGCTCAGCTAAAACCGCTGGAAAACCAGCCCAGGAGGGGGTGCGAACccccagagcacacagagcagaggcagcacacACCCGGACACAAAGGTGGCTCCCCTGCTGCGGGGTGGGGAGGGCATTTCCCACGCTGAAGACCCAAGCGAGGGGGTGCCTGCATTCCGTGGGGGGCGCTGATGCAAAGGGGGAGCACACAAAGGGTGCTATGGAGAGGGGCACGACCCAGAGGTGATCGATCCCCACCTCACACCGGGATGGGGTGTGGGGGGAGCCAAAACCCAAAGTCGGGGTTCACACAGCAGAAGGGCTGTGAGCCAAAGGGGGAGCATCCCTCTCACACCGGAGGGAAGGATACACAACCCAAAAGTGGGGGACATGAACCAGAACAGGGCCCACATCCCCCACACTTGGGGATACACCACCCAAGGCGGGAGAGCCTACGCTGGGAAGCACGATCCAAAACGGGGTCCACACTCACACGGGGGGGCTGTGGCCTAAAGGGGGGGCTCACACATGCGGTGGGGGGCCCAGACCCCCAAAGGAGGGGTGCACGGCACGCATCACCggagcacagcccccacagGGCCCGGTCCCCACGGCCCCCCCACCGCCACGGGAGGGGGCGCGCCCGCCAGGCCACGCCCCCCGCCCGAAGGGGCGTGGCCCGAGCGGCTCGCGCAGCGGGGCTCCCcggggagggggcgtggcctcgGCCGAGGGGGCGTGCCCACGGGGGCCACCGGCGGGGGCGTGGCTCCCCTCCCCCTCACCGAGCGCAGGGGttggggggggagggggcgtGAGGGGAAAAGCGGGCGCGTCCCCCGCAACATGGCCGCGGCCTTTCCCACATGCGCCACATGGCGCTCGCTCCGCCCGCCCTCCCGCGCCCCACCGCGCCCGCGCTCGGCGGCGGGAAGCGGAGCCGCCGCTGCCCGCTGAGCCCGGCGGGGCTGGCGGCACCTACCCGAAGCCATGGCGGCGGCGCTGAGGGGCGGAGGGAGCGGAAGGAGCGCAGGCACCGacccgcccgccgcgccggcCGCGCGCACACTGAGGCACCCGCAGCTCGCGCGGActgcggggccgggcggccAATCAGAGCGCGCGGCGCCTACCACTCGCTGGGGAagcggggggggaggggaggtgaGCTGGGCCGTGCCAAGGTACAGCGGGCGGGGGGGGTTGTGCTGAGGGGAGAGGGTGCGAGGCTGTGCGGGCGCAGCGTCAAAggattaaattaattaaattaattaaatgaatAAACGCGCAGGGCATGGTCAAGGTGCGCAGAGGGAAATTGGGGGTCTGCACGCCTGGCTTTCCGCACTAGCAGCTCCCCTGTTTCCCCCGGTACCCCACTTGTGCATCACCGTTTGTAGCAGATGCTGAATGGGGTTAGAGAAAACATCCAAAATCTGGGTCCTAAAGGAAAAGTAAGAAAGGTTTGCCAGCTTTTCTGAGTATCCTAAAAAGCCAAATATCAACTTGGAGAACGGTTTTCCAAAGAAAGTGACGGGTCATGATATTGGGAGCCACTTCTGTGAAATGTGAGGGCTCGCTTCAGAGAGGAAGAGTGATTAAATGAGAAGACAGCAAAAATAACATTGATTATCTAATCTGATTATTTTTAGAAGTTGTATTGTTTCACATCAAACTAGGTTCTTGTGAGAGTTGGTAAGTTAACAGTTGCACCTTTCTGTCTAGGGACAGTCTGCACATGCACCCCGAGAACAGTGAGGTTTTACcctggttgtttttgttttggtttggttttttttttttgttgttgttggtggtggtttttttgattttttttttttttcattttaaaggcAGTGCGGAGCTTTCTCTGATTTCAGCTGAAGGGTTTGAGCAGATTTGCAGAGAAGTTGGGCTGTTTCTTTCCCCCCGGGCgcagcagcaggaggcaaaTCCCACTGCCACAGCCGAAAATAAGTTTCTGCAAAACAAGCAGTGACTGGAAtaattaattaaagaaaaaaagggaaaaaaaagggggttgAGCTCCCTGCCTGTCTTTTGGCTTCTCCTTGAGAAACTTCATCTGCTCCAGCCATGATGTCTTCTACTGCTCCCTGAGCCTTTCTGTGGCAGCCTGGCACCTCACAAAGGTGCCCGTGCCATGTTGGGGTTAGGGCAGATCCCAAACAATGCTCCCAGCCAGGGGTCAGGCTCTCAGTAGAGCCTCTTGGTGGTTGTGCACTCCTCAGGGGCTGAAGGCTTCTCAAAGGTGGGAAATGGAATTAATTCAGAGAGAGTTTCAGGCTTATGtgtctgcctgcctgctgaTCTGTGCTGTGGTCCCAAACAAAACTTTGAGGCTGACATGTGGGGAAAACATCAGCCCTTCAACCCTCAGCTGGAAATGACCCCAGCTGCTTCAAATCCTTCTCCACGTTGTGAAATCAGAGGTGGTGTGGGAGGTGGCTTTGTTCTGATCCTTCCAGTCCGAGCCCTTCTGGGTTCTGTGAACCACAGCCAGACTGCGTGGGcacacagcagagctcccagggCACTCAGGGTGAGAAGTGACCCCTGCAATCACCCAGTCCAACCCTGGCCAaggcaggtgacacaggaacacGTCCAGGTGGGAGGTACAGTTGTCTCCTTTTGTGCAAATATTCTCATTTCCTGCTGCAATATCCACAGCCACATCCCCAGCTACAAGCTCAAGAGGAGGTGCAGTTGTGGGTAGTGCTAACTGTGTGTAAAGCCAGCTAATGGTCATGATCACAGGGAAGCTCTACCCCAAGGGAATCAGATTAAGTTCTGCCTGCTTCATTGTGTTTGGAGGTTTTTATCACAaacagccagcactgctggggtaCACTCCTCGAGCTTTTATTGCAGCATCAGCCTCACTGCATGATTGAGGCAGCAGAAAGATGGAAAAACCTCACGTAcaaccagcagcagccaaagttACCTTTACTATTTCCCACATTTCATCATCTCCTTTTGTCCACAAGACCTGCAAGAAATTTGGTATCTTCATTTTTGAGCTGCTGATTCCTGTCCTAGATCTGAGTAGAGCTGGCCCAAGGATGAAGCCAACATTCTGGTGAATTGGAGGCAGGCAATACAAACCCCCCTCGGGGTTTGCCATGAgcatggcaggagcagctgtgctgtggacGTTCCTCTCCAAATGGAGGGAAACTCCCAGCCTTATGTCCAGTGTCCAGTTCGGGGGCTCTCAGttcaggaaggacattgaggggctgcagcagggaagggagcagagctgaggagcaCCAGGAatggctggaggagctgggagggctcagcctggagaggaggaggctcacAAGGGacctccctgtgctctgcaatTGTCTcacaggaggctgcagccaggtgggggctgggctctgctccaagGGTGAGAGGATTTAGTCATAAACTGCGTCCCAGCAGAGTCAGGCTGAACATGAGGAGGAATTCCTTCATAGAAAGGGTGATTAGGCAGtggaagtggtggagtcccctTGCCTGGAGGCGTTTACATTAACACCGAATGTGgcacacagggctctgggccagTTGACACGGTGGTGTTCATCGGTCacgggttggactcgatgatcccaGGATCTTTTCCAGGCTGATGGATTCTCTGCTTCCCAGCGGCCAGACCCCGCGGCTCGGGGGGTCTGGAGGGGCCTCCCCCACCCTGGGACGGCCGTGGGAACACCCCGCCATACCCCAGCCCTGGGCGGGCTCCCAGCGAGACCTCACACCTCTCCCTGGGCTATTTCCCCTTCTGAACAGGGAAAAGATAAccataattaaataaaaactcAAAAGGGGGggtggagagagagaaagaacgAGCAAGACCCCCGTCTCCATGGTAACGACCCCACAGCGCctcccgttgccatggcaacgggcagGCCTTCCGGCGGCGCCCGGAAGCGGCGGGCGCGCGGGGCAGCAATGGCGGCGCCCTGggccccgccggccgccgccgccctcaCGGTGCTGCTGTCGGTCGGTGCCTCCGCGCCCGGGCTGCTGCGGGGCGTCCCCGccgcccgctccgccgccgcgcTGCGCCCCGCAGCCCTGCACGACGGGGAAGGTGAGCGGAGCCGCCGGCGGGCGCAGCCGCTGCCTCCTTGGCCGCTCTGCCCGCCCCATTCCGCGCCCGCTCCAAACCCCAGCGGAGCCTTGGTGCCCCCTCTCTCTGTCCCTTCCCCAAACCCCAGCGGAGCCTTGGTGCCCCCTCTCTCTGTCCCTTCCCCAAACCCCAGCGGAGCCTTGGTGCCCCCTCTCTCTGTCCCTTCTCCTTGTCCTGCCCTGGAGCCCGTGGTGCCCCCCAACCCCCATTCTGTGCATTTCCTCCAGCCCGTCTCCCAGCCCGCTGCTCTCCCCGTCCCGCTCTCTTTTCGTGTCTCTTTTCGTGTCTCGTCTCTTCCCGCTCTCCCCTGACCTGCCCCGGGCCTGCCGGACACCCACCTCAGTCCCTCCATGTCAGGCTGCTCCCCTGCCCCCTCATCCCTGTCTGTGACAGTCAGCACAGGGGATAACACCACTGGGAGCTTGAGGGATTTGCATTTCTCAGTCCCTGTGGTAATTCCAGAGTGATTTCTATCACAATTTTAATCCCCCGTGCAGTGATTTCCTGTATCAGAGGAATCCAGAGTCCAGGGCTCTGAGCTGATGGGTGGATTCCAGCATCTCCTCTCCTGTCTCCAGGGGTTGCTCTgccttgttttttttctcactggTGTTTTTCTGCCTGTGCAACTGAGGTTGATGGGAGGGAGGTGGAGAAGTCAGTCTCAATCCTTGCTGTGTGCCATGGGGAACACCTGAACAGAGGGCCCAGAGGCACTTCTGAGGTGTGATAACCTCCAGACACTTTTGGTGATGGGAATCAGCCTGCCAGCAATTTAGGAAGTGTTTATCTTTTTGCCAAAATCATCAGTACCGTAACAGTTATTTTTATGTCTCTTGCCTTCTCTTTTAATGAGACTGAAATTTACTacagatgctgctgctttttgccaggcagcttcccaggaagcagcaggagccagcccatATGTTTGTGGCACCCAAGACAGCACTTGTTCTCGCTCTATCTGGTTATTTATGCCTGGTTTTGAAGGCCTCAGGTCCTCTTCTACACCAGGATAGAAATGAAAGCTATTAATGAATCCTGTGGGCTCACTCTgcctctgctcagggctgtaattgtgtcccagcagccccagtggtgtctgaggtgctgctgtgctcagTTCACAGGTTGCTCACCTACATCTTCATCTACGAGGACCTGGCCTCCCTGGCCTGTGGTGCTGTGATCACCTGGTACTTTGCTGGCAGCTTTGAGAAGAACGTGGGCACAGTGAAGCACTGCGTCCTCACCGCCGCCTTCTCCGTGCTCTctgccctcctcttcctcctcctccagcccctggCCTCCAGGCTGCTGGAAGTGGGGGATGCCAAAGGGTTCCTGCCAGTGGCTTTTGCCATGCTGGGGGTTTCCACCACGCGCTCACGCCTCAGGAGGACTCTGCTCTTTGGCTGCAGagttcctgtgctgctggtgccgtggctggggctctgcctgGCCTGCTTTGTCCCCCACTCTTCCCTCCTGGGGAACCTGTGTGGGCTCCTGGTTGGGGAGGCCTGTATCCTTTGTGAGAGGGAAGGCCTGGGCCAGAGAGGGATCCTGGTGGGAAGGAAGGGCTGCACTTCTCCTTGCTGCCTTGCCCTGgactcctgccctgccctgagccctcaCTGGCTTTTCTcaagctcatcccatcccatcctgcaTTTGTGTTTCACCCCACACTGCCCCTGCCTGCCGAGGGCATGGGGCTGAGGAGGGGGATGGTCTCTGAGGCTGGTGCTGGGTAGGGCTGGAGAATTCTCCAGAGAAAGTGGTTTGGGAACAGAGGGgactctgtggctgtgtcagaAATGAGTGTGCTGTCCTCAGCTCTCCTTAACAAGCTGGTTTCAGATGGTCTTGGCTACTGTTTCTGCTTGGATTTTCCAGAGTCTGTGGGCTCTAAGCTGGACCGGGTGTTCCCTTTCACTCTGCTGAAGAGGATTCCAGGGCTGAAATACATCCCAGGCTCCTCAGCAGAGAGAAGAGCCTCTGCAAACAGCATGTAAGTACAGGAGTTCTGTGAAACATCTTGTAGGGAATTTTGAGGTGTGACTAGAGGCCTGAGATCACCTCTGAAAGCTGTGTTGTGCCTCTCCTGTTCACATCGTGGGTGCCATGGGGAGCAGAGCCACGCACTGATGTTGCACTGGGGACATTAGTGTGGCTAATGAATCCCCACCCATTAACTGAACCAGGTTTTTAGTGAGATGGAGGttacagagctctcctttgctgcATGTGCACATGGGAAtactgcagctctggctgacaGGAAGGCTGAGTTGTGTAACTTCCCCAGCTTCAGGCAGCTGTTCCTGGCTCTGTGGCTCCCTGGGCCATGATCCTTATCTTTATTTGCCCCACCTTTCCTGCCAGGAATGCTGTGAAGTGAGTTGTGTCCAAACCTACTTAGGACCAGAGCATTGTAAATTAAGGATGGCACTTACAAAGTTCAGTGCAGATCTTTTGGTGTCTTTTAACctttcagcagcttttcagtGTCAAGGCAGTGTTGCTTTACAGAAAAGAAACCTTGGGGCCCACAGCTGATGTGCAGGAAAGGTTTTAAGTTTAACACAAACCATGAGAATTCACTTGTACTCTAAAAAGCTTCAAAATGGAGGTCAAATATTTACTTATTCTAAGGTGTCCTTTCAGTTTCACAGAGGAAAAATAGCTTTCTATTCAGGGTTACATTCTGTGTATTGTTTAAGCCATCAGCTTGCTGTAAAGTTTTATTTGAAGTGGAAGCATTCCCAGGTGTTTGCACTGCCCTCACCCATGGGAAGCCATAAAAGCAACTCTTGTCTCAGCAGGAGTGTCCATCAGGACACTCAAAACCTGTGAGTGCTTGCAGGGGAGGCCAGGCAGACCCAGAATTTGtgttttccctccctccctcctgtgcAAGAGCAGCTtttgggagcagagggaggctggCTCCGTGCTGagcctgtgtcagcagcagtcccatcctgctgtgcACAGCACTCAGTGCCTCAGCCTGCCTCCTTGGGTGAGGTGACACACACAGTTGTGACACAAAGCTATTTACATGAACATTTGACTATCAAGCAGGGCGTGGGAAGGTGTTTCTAGGATGcttccactgctgcagctgaatttGCATGTCTGTGTCTTAGATACAACTTCTGTAAGCGCTTCTGgagtttaatttttattattttgatgcTTATTTCCAAGCAATAGCTCTTAATAGTTTgggatttgttttaattttaaattttcataaGGTTCAGGCATTAAAAAGCTGCAAATCAGGAGATATTTCTTTGAAGTCCAGGCCTTGGCATCATGTTTGTGtccacaaatttaaaaaaaaaattcaaactcaAACCCACATCTCAAATAATTAAGAAGAAATCTCCAAGCCTGAAAATCCCAGCATGAGCCAGTCTCCTCTCCTTGCTGGGAACTTGGCACTCATGGCTTCATGAATATTGCCTGGATTCTCAGCTCCCATCCTCATGTGCGTGGGCTGAGCAGCACTCCTGACGTGCCAGAGGCTGAGGCTTCCAGGCAGATTGCCTCTCTCCTGATAGGTTTTGGCAGGATGAGTCATGCCTTCTGCTGGCAAAACTTCCTAGCCCTTGCTTCTGaatgattaattttatttctaactctctcttttatttctaactctttcctccttccttttttttccctttgctctgTACTCTGGGCTCTTCCTCGCACCAAAGGCTTTTGTGTTTTCTTGATAAATAACAAGGCAGCTGTAACTTCTCCTGATTAATGACTGTGCAGATGTGTCACTCTCAGGGCAGGGAGGATGTGCACAGGGATCTCAAAGCATGTTGAAATTTGGCTTTGTGTACTCCTTGCACAAAGAGTCTGGGGCCAAGAGCCACGCTCGTTCAGTGGGTGTGGAGTGAGAGTGGGAACAGCTGTCCTGGGAGGCCACTAAAGCCATTTTTTACTCAAGTGCTGCTTATAATAAGAGCTTCTGTGGTAGTGAATCCCTCTGATGGATTGCAGTGATGACCTCTCTGAGCGCTGGTCAGGAGGAAATCTGCCCCCAGGGCATTTCCAGCGCTAATTAGGCAATGTCAGTTCTGAGCACAGTGTAACCCTCTGTTTTCTCCCTGCCCAGGATTaaggctgtgcctggcacttACCCCacccagagccaccactgccctTCCCCTCCGGCTCCTCCTGCTGGCCCCGgggctcagagccagggctttCATCACAGCCACGCTCACCAGGGACACCCGGCACctcagcagggccctgctgcaggacacagccTCAGCTCTTCCCTCTGCCAGGCCAGAGGTGCCTTTGGAGAGCGCCCTGGGCAGGCCCAGGCTGGAGCCTCACCAGgacagtgctgccagctgggcagatTGTCTGTGCCACAGCGTGT of Passer domesticus isolate bPasDom1 chromosome 19, bPasDom1.hap1, whole genome shotgun sequence contains these proteins:
- the RHBDD2 gene encoding rhomboid domain-containing protein 2 isoform X1 produces the protein MWGKHQPFNPQLEMTPAASNPSPRCEIRGGVGGGFVLILPVRALLGSVNHSQTAWAHSRAPRALRVRSDPCNHPVQPWPRQVTQEHVQVGVHRLLTYIFIYEDLASLACGAVITWYFAGSFEKNVGTVKHCVLTAAFSVLSALLFLLLQPLASRLLEVGDAKGFLPVAFAMLGVSTTRSRLRRTLLFGCRVPVLLVPWLGLCLACFVPHSSLLGNLCGLLVGEAYGLGYCFCLDFPESVGSKLDRVFPFTLLKRIPGLKYIPGSSAERRASANSMIKAVPGTYPTQSHHCPSPPAPPAGPGAQSQGFHHSHAHQGHPAPQQGPAAGHSLSSSLCQARGAFGERPGQAQAGASPGQCCQLGRLSVPQRVCPPQAQPPTATGLLAAAQQAPGCPAAPVTPAAAEFTRVQVY
- the RHBDD2 gene encoding rhomboid domain-containing protein 2 isoform X2; this translates as MAAPWAPPAAAALTVLLSVGASAPGLLRGVPAARSAAALRPAALHDGEVHRLLTYIFIYEDLASLACGAVITWYFAGSFEKNVGTVKHCVLTAAFSVLSALLFLLLQPLASRLLEVGDAKGFLPVAFAMLGVSTTRSRLRRTLLFGCRVPVLLVPWLGLCLACFVPHSSLLGNLCGLLVGEAYGLGYCFCLDFPESVGSKLDRVFPFTLLKRIPGLKYIPGSSAERRASANSMIKAVPGTYPTQSHHCPSPPAPPAGPGAQSQGFHHSHAHQGHPAPQQGPAAGHSLSSSLCQARGAFGERPGQAQAGASPGQCCQLGRLSVPQRVCPPQAQPPTATGLLAAAQQAPGCPAAPVTPAAAEFTRVQVY